Part of the Subtercola frigoramans genome, GCGCAGGTTTCGCCCGCGTCGTGGCAGAGCGAAACACAAAAGGGCCAGTGATGATCCACTCCGTGGGCACACGACCGAACAGGATGATGCACAGGGCACCCAGCGAACCCACCGTCGCCGCGCCCATCGCCAGCACACCCCAGCCTGCTTGGGTGGTGACTGTGGCGTACGTTGCCAAGCCGAGACTGACGACGCCCGTCCAGCCGGTGCTCACCGCTGCCGCGGGCCTCACCCCGAACGCCGCCACCGCAGAGGCGACCACGAAGAGCGGGATGTCGAAGACGGCGACGACGGTCGGGTTGAGCCGACCGAGCGTGGTCTCACGCACGACGGGTGAGAGGAACACGGCGATCCACCAGGCCAGCCCGGCCGTCGCCTGCACTGCGAAATAGAGTCGACCCCAGCGCATGCCCACAGACTACCCGTCGGCTAGAGCAGAGTTGTCAGAACACCTCCGTCGGCGCGCAGGGCTGCTCCATTGGTAGCCGAGGAAAGCGGGCTGGCGAGGTAGGCGGCAAGGTTTGCGATCTCGTCCGGCTCGATGAAGCGCTCGAGGAGAGACGTGGTGTTCGCGCTGATGACTCGCTCCTTCAACAGGTCTGCCGGTAGCCCCTGAGCGTCGGCAATGTCACGGATGGCGTTGGCGACGCCGTCGGAGTAGGTCGGTCCGCCGAGGATCGCGTTGACCGTCACACGAGTGCCGCGGGTGAGCTTGGCCAGGCCATTACTCACGGCGAGCATCCCCGCCTTGGTCACGCCGTAGTGCGTCATGTCGGCGGGGACGTTCACACCCGACTCGCTTGATATGAAGATGATCCTTCCCCACCCTGAAGCGATCATTGCCGGCAGCAGCTCGCGCGACAGACGCACCCCACTCATGACGTTGAGGTCGAAATACCGCGCCCATTCGGCATCGGCAATGTCAGAAAAGGCCTTCACCTCGAAGACGCCCACGTTGTTGACGAGGATGTCCACCGGCCCCAGCGAACGAAGCAGTCGCTGCACGTGAGCGGCGTTGGCGAAGTCGGCCGCGATACCCGTCACACGCGCTCCGGGCAACTCGTGTTCCAGACTCCGAACAGACTGCTCGAGCCTGGTCTCATCACGGCCATTGATCACGACCTCCGCGCCCTCCCGAAGAAGAGCCTTCGCGATGGCGTACCCGATCCCCTGGGTCGAGCCGCTGATGAAGGCACGTTTGGTGGCAAGCTGCAGATCCATTGCTGGGCTTTCTCCTCGAAATTACTTGACTGATCAAGTAACTACGATAGTCGAAGTTGATTGCTCAAGCAAGTAATCCTGTATCCTCGAGCGTATGGACGACTCTCGAAATCAGCACGCCCTCTCCGGCGACGACCTCCTGACCTGGGTTGCGCTCGCCACGGTCCTGGAATGGCTGCCGCCGGCATTGGACGCAACCCTGATCCGCGATTTCGACCTCACACATTTCGAATATGGCATTCTCTATGCGTTGGCCGACGCCCCCGACCGCACGCTGCGCATGAGTAATCTGGCGGGCTATGCAAACAGCTCGCTGTCCCGCCTGTCTCGAGCCGTATCCCGGCTTGAAGGCCGAGGATGGGTCACGCGCACTCGAGACCCCTCAGACGGTCGTTCGACCCTGGCCACCCTGACGAAGGATGGTCTGACGGTATTCGATGGAGCCACACCCGTGCATGAACAGACGGTCACCGAACTGATTCTCAAACCGCTCACGAAGGCCCAGAAGAATCAATTGCGAGAGATCAGCCTGCGGATCCAGGCATCTATCAGGAGAGAATCGGGCTTCACGCTCGCATCGCCGTCAGCGACCGCGTCGGGCGAGTAGTCGATCAGCGACAGGCGCGAGTCGAGCTATTCGGCCTCGCCCATGACGATCAGATCCGCGGCGCGATAGCCGATGAACGCGGCAGGAGCAACGGTGTGGCCACGGATGATCTGAGGCATCACCGATGCGTCGGCCACGCGGAGGCCCTGTACCCCGCGCACGCGGAGCGCAGCATCCGTCACTGCCATCGGGTCGGTGTCTGGGCCCATTTTCGCGGTGCCCACCGGGTGGAAGGTCGTACCCGAGTCCTGGCGCACGTGCTCGGCGATCTCAGCGTCGGTCGCTGACTCCGCCGGGTACATCTGCTCGACCCACGGGCGCAGGCTCGGCGTCGACAGGTAGCGCTGCGTCAGGCGCACGGCCTCGACGAGGTCGGTGAGATCGCTTTCGACGCTGAGGAAGCCGGGGTCGATGACGGGCTTGTCGACGGGGTCAGCAGAGGCGAGTCGCACGGTTCCCGTGCTCTGCGGCTGAAGGAGCACAGAACCCACCGTCACGCCAGAGCGCTGCTCGGCGCCCTGTTCGGCCGGGAACTTGGAGGCATCGGTGTTGTAGCTGAACAGCAGCTCGTAGTCCGGTGCCGAGCTTCCCGCCTTGGTCACCCAACCGACTCCGTTCTCGGGGAAGTAGGCGGCAGGGCCTTCGTGGCTGGTCAGCCAGGTCTGCACGGCGGCGTCGCTGAGATCCATCGGCACCGAACCCTCCACGCCAGCTGCCGCCAGAGTGTAGACGTGCGGGTAGATGTGGTCGCGAAGTCCCGAGCCGACTCCCGGCAGGTCGACGACCACGGGAATACCGACGGTCTCCAGGTGCGCGCGCGGCCCGACGCCCGACAGCATGAGCAGCTGCGGTGTGTTGTAGCTTCCGCCCGCAAGCACGATTTCCCGACGCGCCCGGAACACCTGCACACCGTCGGCCGTCTGAACCTCGACGCCGACAGCGCGGCCGTCTTCGATGATCACGCGGCTCGCGTAGGCGCCGACGCGAATGGTGAAGTTCTCGCGCTGCCGAACCTCGGCTGTGAGGTAGGCATCAGCGACTGTGTGACGCACTCCGTCGACGAACACCGTCTGGTAGCGGTCGGCAACATCGGCGATGGCGCCGTTGGTGTCTCCACGTGGGCCGAAGCCACCCTCGACGAAGGCGTCGAGGAGCACATCGGAGAGCGGCGTCGGCGTCGCGATGTCGTTCAGCTGCACGGGCCCCTCTGTGCCCCTCAGTGCGGCCGGGCCACGATCTGTCGCTTCGATCGCCAGGTACGCTTCGCGCGCTGCCTCTGCGTTCCAGCCGGTGGCTCCCGCCTGCTCCCACGCGTCGTAGTCCTCGGGGCGACCGCGAAGCCACGCACCGATGTTGAGCACGTTGGAGCCGCCGACGGCACGCCCACGGGGCTCGTCGACGACACGGCCCGCGAGGCCGGGCTGCGGAACGGTCTGGTACGCCCAGTTCTTGTCGGTGTCACCCCACGTGAGGAAGAAGGCACCCTGGCTGCGACCGATGTCGAAAGGGTTCTCCTGCCCTGCCTCCAACAACAGAACGCTGCGATCCGCATGCTCGCTCAGCCGCGAGGCGAGAACCGAACCCGCAACTCCTGCACCAACCACGATGTAGTCGAACTCTTCCGATGCCATGCTCATGACTTCACTTCTTCCTACTTGAGTCTTCACGATGTCGAGGATGCCCGTATTCCACATTCTCGTAATAGTTGTCTCTACAACCATTACCTCATCCTCGCACGAAATACTTGTATATACAACCATTTGCAGATTCCTGCGTGCTTCATCCCAGACCCTCAGAATGATCGGGAGGTAGGGTGATCGAGCACGTCCTGCAACGCCCGAAGGAGACCCTCATGCCCGCCACAGCCACCGGCGTCATCGCCCGATCCCAGGGCGCGCCCGTCGAACTCGTCACCATCGTGGTTCCCGACCCGGGCCCGGGCGAAGCTGTCGTGGACATCGAGACGTGCGGCGTCTGTCACACCGACTACCACTACCGCGAAGGGGGAATCAGCGACGACTTTCCCTTTCTGCTGGGTCATGAAGCCGCCGGCAGGGTCAGCGCAATCGGCGATGGAGTCACCAATGTGAAGGTCGGTGACTTCGTGGTGCTCAACTGGCGGGCGGTCTGCGGCGAGTGCCGCGCCTGCGTGCGGGCAGATCCCTGGTACTGCTTCAACACCTTCAATGCGACACAGAAGATGACCCTCGAAGACGGCACCGAACTGAGCCCCGCACTCGGTATCGGCGCGTTCGCCGAGAAGACCCTCGTGCACTCGAAGCAGTGCACGAAGGTCAACCCTGACGCCGATGCCGCTGCCGTCGGGCTGCTCGGTTGCGGCATCATGGCCGGCCTCGGTGCCGCCATGAACACGGGTAACGTCGGGCGCGGCGACTCCGTCGCGGTGATCGGCTGTGGTGGCGTTGGCACTGCTGCGATCGTCGGCTCACAGCTGGCCGGCGCAAGCACGATCATCGCGATCGACCGTGACGCGAAGAAACTCGTCAAGGCACAGAAGCTCGGCGCGACCCACGTCATCGACTCCAGCAACCTCGACGAGGCGGGGGTGGTCGCGGCCGTGCAGGCGTTGACGAAGACGTTCGGCGCCGATGTCGTGATCGACGCCGTCGGTCGACCTGAGACGTGGCGTCAGGCCTTTTATTCCCGCGATCTGGCCGGCACGGTCGTGCTCGTCGGCGTACCGACACCCGAGATGATGCTCGAGATTCCTCTGCTCGACGTCTTCGGCCGCGGCGGTTCGCTCAAGTCCAGCTGGTACGGGGACTGCCTGCCCGAACGCGACTTCCCCATGCTGACCGACCTCTTCCTGCAGGGCCGCCTGCCGCTTGACGAATTCGTCACCGAGCGCATCGGCATCGAAGACATCGAACAGGCCTTCGCCAGCATGGCCGGCGGCGACGTGCTGCGTTCAGTGGTCGTGCTCTGATGGCTGCCCGCATCGAACACCTCGTCACTAGCGGTACCTTCAGCCTCGATGGTGGAACCTGGGATGTCGACAACAACGTCTGGATCGTCGGTGACGACGCTGAGTGCGTGGTCATCGATGCGGCCCACGACGCGGCCGCCATCCTCGCGGCGGTCGGTGACCGAGCACTCCGGGCGATCCTGCTCACCCACGCCCACGACGACCACATCGACGCCGTTGCTGCACTTCAGGCGGCGACGGGCGCTCCGGCGTATCTCAACGACGGCGACCGGATGCTGTGGGACGCCGTCTACCCCGAGAAAGGGCCCGATGCCGGCCTTGACGACGACCAGGTCATCCGAATCGCCGGAACCGAGCTCCACGTGCTCAGGACACCGGGGCACTCCCCCGGCGCGGTCTGCTTCTACGCCCCAGACCTCGGCACGGTCTTCAGTGGCGACACCCTGTTCAGCGGCGGGCCCGGAGCGACCGGGCGTTCGTACAGCGACTTCCCCACGATCATCCGGTCGATCACAGCCAGACTGCTCACTCTGCCGGCCGAAACCGTCGTTCGCACCGGGCACGGCGACTCAACGACGGTAGGACAGGAAGCTCCCTCACTCGACGAGTGGATCGCCCGCGGGCACTAGCCCGGCTCACGGTAGAATTGGCTCTTCCCATGAGCCAAGACACGCCAGAACCCGCTGCACAGCCCGCCATCGACCCCGCCGAACTCGAGGTGGCTCTGCGCGTGCTGGCGAGCCTGCACGAACTCGACGAGGAGCATCCGGATTTTGTGGCCGTGAGGCGTGCCACGGCGAAGATGTTCAAGTCGGTGAAGAAGAGCCGGCGAGACGAGAAGCGCGAGGCCATTCAGGCCGCCGACAAGAGCGTGATCGCGGGAACCGCGACCGGGGCTCCCGACCGCATCGACGACGAGACCCGCGGGGTCACGCTCGCAGCAATCACGAGCGCGCCGAGCGCAGGCACCCTCATCAAGTCGCGACCCTGCTACATCTGCAAGCAGCACTACACGCAGGTCGACGCGTTCTACCACCAGCTGTGCCCCGACTGCGCTCTGATGAGCCACGCGAAACGGGATGCCCGAACCGACCTGAACGGTAAGCGGGCCCTGCTCACCGGAGGCCGCGCCAAGATCGGCATGTACATCGCGCTGAGACTGCTGCGGGATGGCGCCCACACCACGATCACGACGCGGTTTCCGCGTGACGCTGTACGCCGGTTCTCGAGCCTGCCCGATTCGGGCGACTGGCTGCACCGGTTGCGCGTGGTCGGGATCGACCTGCGCGACCCCGCCCAGGTGATCGGTCTCGCCGAGACTGTGGCTGCGGCCGGGCCGCTCGACATTCTCATCAACAACGCCGCGCAGACGGTGAAACGCTCACCGGGGTCGTATGCGCCACTGGCCGAGGCCGAACTGGCACCGCTGCCCGAGGGGCCGAAACCCGAGATGATCACGTTCGGGCACACCAACGATGCGCACCCGCAGGCGCTGGCGGCGTCGGTAGCCGCGCACCCTCTGCTTCAGCGGGCCGCTCGTGCCGGGGGCGCTGCGAGTGATGCCAACGCGAACGCCGAACTGGCCGGGTCGAAGCTGCTGGGCATGGCTCTGCTCGAAGCGGGGCTCACGCCCGGCGAACTCAGCGCCGACGAGCTCTCGGGGCTCGCGTTGGCAGCCGGATCGTCGTCGCTCGAACGGCTGGCCGCGGGAACGGCGATCGACGCCGGTGGTCTCGTGCCCGACGTGCACCACGAGAACAGCTGGACGCAGGCGGTGCACGACGTCGATCCGCTCGAGATGCTCGAAGTGCAGCTGTGCAACACCACGGCCCCCTTCCTGCTGATCAGCAAGCTGCGCGCGTCGATGGCTGAGGCCGCTGCGGCTGCCAGGTCGGGCCGGGCCTACGTGGTGAACGTGTCGGCCATGGAAGGGGTGTTCGCCCGCGGATACAAGGGGCCCGGGCATCCGCACACCAACATGGCGAAGGCCGCGCTCAACATGCTCACGCGCACCAGTGCGAAAGAGATGTTCGCGACGGATGGCATCCTGATGACAAGTGTCGACACCGGGTGGATCACGGATGAACGCCCGCACCCGACGAAGGTTCGTCTGGCCGAGGAAGGGTTTCACGCACCCCTCGACCTGGTCGACGGTGCGGCCCGGGTGTACGACCCCGTCGTGCGCGGTGAAGCGGGCGAAGACCTGTGCGGCGTCTTCCTGAAGGACTACAGCCCCTCCCCCTGGTAGGAACGCTATCGCAAAGGGGCGCGGGATTGCTCTACGCGGCGGATGGCCAGGTCGTCGTCGATCGATTCGAAATCGGCCCCGGCGAATTCGGGAGTGTGCGGCAGTCGCACGGTGAGGCTTGACATGGCCTGCATGGTCAGGGTGCCCGACGCGATCAGGTAGTCGAGGCTGTGGCCGCCGACACTTCGGCCGTCATCGAGATAGTGCAGGTGGAATCCGGCGACACTGATGCCCTGGTAGATCGAGGGTGCCCAGAACCCGATCAGCGAGCCGGAGGTGCGCCCGAGCTCGCTCTCGTTCTGGGCCCGCATCACCTCGATCAGGGGCCGGAACGGGTGGTGTTGGCGAATCGGCTCCCGCACGAGCATCCGGTCGAAGTCGCCGTCGACCCTGATGGCGTAGAACAGGTTTCTGCTCGGCAGGAGTGACCCGACCAGGCTCTCGAAGCCGGCGCGGTCGAGCGGCCCGGACCCGCCCAGGGGCATGCTCAACGTCGGAGCAAAAACGGAGACCTCGGCGAAGGGCACGCGTTCGCTCTCGTCGACGCGGCTCACACTGCCGTCGGAGGTACAGCGAAAGATCTGGCCGTCGACGAATACGAGTTCACCGTTCAGGGCATGCCCGCAGCCGAGGCCGAAATCCCCTGCCGACAGCACCTGGCTCGCCGGGAAGACCCCGTCGTACAGCCCCGACATGAGGGCATGGATGACCGAGAACTGGGTGATGCTGACGCCGATGACCGGCTGCAGATGCCCCGCCGCCGCATCACTTCGCGTGGTCACTGTCACCGGGCTGAACGGGCTCTGCGCTTCACGGTGACCCGGGCGAGCAGCCGCCACCCGAGGAGGAACACCCCAGTCACGATGAGCGTCACGATGACGAAACTCACCGCGACCCCCTGCCCACTGATCGTGCGAAAGAGCATGCCGACGGCGACGGTGAACAGCCAGATCGGGATGCCCGGCAGCACGACCTCGAACGGATACCGCCACGCCCGCGTCGCGACCCAGCCCACCGCGAGCCCGAGGAGGAAGGGCCACCATGTGTTGAGCGCGCCGAGCACACTGAATCCTTCATCGTGGCTGTTGCGCCCGATGAGCACGAAGACGAGCAGCAGCAGCACATCGAGTGCGGCCGCCACGAGGACGGTGCGGGGTGCGGCTGCCCGGCGGGGTGTTCGAGCACCCTTTGGCGCAGCATCCGGTGCCGTGGAATTCGAAGACGTGGGCGAAGCGGTGCTTTCAGACATAGCAGCAAGTCTACGAGTGAGCGTCAGAGCCCGAGCTCGGGCGCCTTCGAGATGCCGAACTCCACCGCGAGCGCCCGCCGGGCCGCATGCCAGCCGGCCAGGCCGTGCACGCCGGGCCCGGGTGACGTCGACGACGAGCACAGGTACACGCCCTTCATCGGCGTCTGCCACGGGTGCGGCGAGAGGGTGGGGCGCCTGAGCAACTGCCCGAACGTCGCCGCACCCGCCGAGATGTCACCGCCGACGTAGTTGGGGTTCATCGCCTCTTCGCCGACGGCCGTTCGGCTGGTGGAGGCGAGGATCGTGTCTCGGAAGCCGGGCGCGAACCGTTCGATCTGGGCGATGAGCGTCTCGGTCTGGTCGATGTTCGAGCCGCTCGGCACGTGCGTGTAGGCCCAGAGCACGTGCTTGCCTTCCGGCGCGCGCGACGAGTCGATCGTGCTGGGCTGCGAGACCAGTACGTATGGCCGGGAGGCGTGCTTGCCCGCCGCAATGGTTGCCTCGGCGCGGGCGATCTGGGCATGCGTGCCGCCCACATGAACGGTGCCGGCCCTGCGCAGTTCGGGGTTGGCCCACGGAACAGAGTCTGACAGCGCGAGATCGAGCTTGGCGACCGCGTTGCCGTACCGGAAGCGCTCGAGGCGGCGGGCGTACCGCGCCGGCACGCGGTCGCCACCGAGCCGCAACAGCGCCCGGGGCGAGACATCGAGCAGAACCGCCTTCGAGGGTGGCAGTTCGGCGAGCGAGGTGATCTCGGTGCCGGTGACGATCTCACCGCCGTGCGCGAGCAGGTCAGCGGCCATGGCATCAACGATCGCCTGACTGCCCCCGACTGGTACCGGCCAGCCGACCCCGTGGGCATGTGTTCCCAGCATGAGCCCGGCGGCGGCCGGCGCAATACCGGGCAGCGGCAGGATCGCGTGTGCCTCCACCCCGCTCAGCAGGGCCGGGGCGACGTCGCTCTCGAAACGCAGTCCCCAGAGCGGGCTCCCCTGCTCCAACACCCGTGCGCCGAACTGCGCAGCCACGAGCGGGTTGCGGGGTAGTCGCAGAAGTGAGCCGCCAGTGAACTCGGCAAGCTCCCGCCATCGCTCCACCAGCGGGCCGAACAGCTTCTTCCAGGCCGGGCCGTCAACACCGAGCCCCCTGGCCGTCTCGTCGATGCTCTGGTAGGCGATGCCCGCCCTGCCCCCATCGAGTGGATGCCCGTACGCGACGTCGGGCAGCCGCAACTCGATGCGCGAGGCCAACCCGAACCGCCGAAAGAACTCAGAGGCCAGGGCCATCGGATGCACGGCAGAGCACACATCGTGCAGATACCCCGGCAGCGTGAGTTCGCTGGTGCGTGCGCCACCGCCGATCGTGTCGGCCCGCTCGTACACGCGCACGGAGAGACCCGCGCGCGCCAGCGTGACGGCGGCCGCGAGACCATTCGGCCCTGCTCCGACCACGACCACATCAACGGTGTCCACGTTGGTAGTATCGCCCACCCTCGGCGTTCGCCCCAATCCCTCCGCACGAGCCCACCCAGCTTCCTGTATTTGGGCTTTGAGAGCCGTGTCAACCCCTTGTCGGGGGGGTGGTGCGCATGATTGCCTCAACACAAGCACTTAACCGAAGGAGGTTGATGTGACAACACAGTTGACGCGCCTCAGCCAGGTCAACATTCCACTCTCAGGCGACATTCGCATCTCGGTCATCTCTGACCACGAATGGCAGGTCTGCGATAGGCGAATCCCTACAAGCAACGCCGAAAGCGTGCTTGGCTACATCGAACTGACGAACGGGTACTACGACGTCCTCAAGCTCTCTGCACCGAGGAGCATGTTGCGCTTCACCGAGTTCAGTCGTGCGGTCGACTGTTTCAGTGAGACCCTGAGATAGAGTCGGCCGTCAGCAGGCGCCGTGCGTCTCTGACGGCAATGTCGACAGGCTCAAGGCCCACT contains:
- the budA gene encoding acetolactate decarboxylase; this translates as MTTRSDAAAGHLQPVIGVSITQFSVIHALMSGLYDGVFPASQVLSAGDFGLGCGHALNGELVFVDGQIFRCTSDGSVSRVDESERVPFAEVSVFAPTLSMPLGGSGPLDRAGFESLVGSLLPSRNLFYAIRVDGDFDRMLVREPIRQHHPFRPLIEVMRAQNESELGRTSGSLIGFWAPSIYQGISVAGFHLHYLDDGRSVGGHSLDYLIASGTLTMQAMSSLTVRLPHTPEFAGADFESIDDDLAIRRVEQSRAPLR
- a CDS encoding MarR family winged helix-turn-helix transcriptional regulator, with the protein product MDDSRNQHALSGDDLLTWVALATVLEWLPPALDATLIRDFDLTHFEYGILYALADAPDRTLRMSNLAGYANSSLSRLSRAVSRLEGRGWVTRTRDPSDGRSTLATLTKDGLTVFDGATPVHEQTVTELILKPLTKAQKNQLREISLRIQASIRRESGFTLASPSATASGE
- a CDS encoding DUF3054 domain-containing protein: MSESTASPTSSNSTAPDAAPKGARTPRRAAAPRTVLVAAALDVLLLLVFVLIGRNSHDEGFSVLGALNTWWPFLLGLAVGWVATRAWRYPFEVVLPGIPIWLFTVAVGMLFRTISGQGVAVSFVIVTLIVTGVFLLGWRLLARVTVKRRARSAR
- a CDS encoding MBL fold metallo-hydrolase; translated protein: MAARIEHLVTSGTFSLDGGTWDVDNNVWIVGDDAECVVIDAAHDAAAILAAVGDRALRAILLTHAHDDHIDAVAALQAATGAPAYLNDGDRMLWDAVYPEKGPDAGLDDDQVIRIAGTELHVLRTPGHSPGAVCFYAPDLGTVFSGDTLFSGGPGATGRSYSDFPTIIRSITARLLTLPAETVVRTGHGDSTTVGQEAPSLDEWIARGH
- a CDS encoding SDR family NAD(P)-dependent oxidoreductase; translation: MSQDTPEPAAQPAIDPAELEVALRVLASLHELDEEHPDFVAVRRATAKMFKSVKKSRRDEKREAIQAADKSVIAGTATGAPDRIDDETRGVTLAAITSAPSAGTLIKSRPCYICKQHYTQVDAFYHQLCPDCALMSHAKRDARTDLNGKRALLTGGRAKIGMYIALRLLRDGAHTTITTRFPRDAVRRFSSLPDSGDWLHRLRVVGIDLRDPAQVIGLAETVAAAGPLDILINNAAQTVKRSPGSYAPLAEAELAPLPEGPKPEMITFGHTNDAHPQALAASVAAHPLLQRAARAGGAASDANANAELAGSKLLGMALLEAGLTPGELSADELSGLALAAGSSSLERLAAGTAIDAGGLVPDVHHENSWTQAVHDVDPLEMLEVQLCNTTAPFLLISKLRASMAEAAAAARSGRAYVVNVSAMEGVFARGYKGPGHPHTNMAKAALNMLTRTSAKEMFATDGILMTSVDTGWITDERPHPTKVRLAEEGFHAPLDLVDGAARVYDPVVRGEAGEDLCGVFLKDYSPSPW
- a CDS encoding S-(hydroxymethyl)mycothiol dehydrogenase yields the protein MPATATGVIARSQGAPVELVTIVVPDPGPGEAVVDIETCGVCHTDYHYREGGISDDFPFLLGHEAAGRVSAIGDGVTNVKVGDFVVLNWRAVCGECRACVRADPWYCFNTFNATQKMTLEDGTELSPALGIGAFAEKTLVHSKQCTKVNPDADAAAVGLLGCGIMAGLGAAMNTGNVGRGDSVAVIGCGGVGTAAIVGSQLAGASTIIAIDRDAKKLVKAQKLGATHVIDSSNLDEAGVVAAVQALTKTFGADVVIDAVGRPETWRQAFYSRDLAGTVVLVGVPTPEMMLEIPLLDVFGRGGSLKSSWYGDCLPERDFPMLTDLFLQGRLPLDEFVTERIGIEDIEQAFASMAGGDVLRSVVVL
- a CDS encoding SDR family NAD(P)-dependent oxidoreductase, coding for MDLQLATKRAFISGSTQGIGYAIAKALLREGAEVVINGRDETRLEQSVRSLEHELPGARVTGIAADFANAAHVQRLLRSLGPVDILVNNVGVFEVKAFSDIADAEWARYFDLNVMSGVRLSRELLPAMIASGWGRIIFISSESGVNVPADMTHYGVTKAGMLAVSNGLAKLTRGTRVTVNAILGGPTYSDGVANAIRDIADAQGLPADLLKERVISANTTSLLERFIEPDEIANLAAYLASPLSSATNGAALRADGGVLTTLL
- a CDS encoding GMC family oxidoreductase, giving the protein MSMASEEFDYIVVGAGVAGSVLASRLSEHADRSVLLLEAGQENPFDIGRSQGAFFLTWGDTDKNWAYQTVPQPGLAGRVVDEPRGRAVGGSNVLNIGAWLRGRPEDYDAWEQAGATGWNAEAAREAYLAIEATDRGPAALRGTEGPVQLNDIATPTPLSDVLLDAFVEGGFGPRGDTNGAIADVADRYQTVFVDGVRHTVADAYLTAEVRQRENFTIRVGAYASRVIIEDGRAVGVEVQTADGVQVFRARREIVLAGGSYNTPQLLMLSGVGPRAHLETVGIPVVVDLPGVGSGLRDHIYPHVYTLAAAGVEGSVPMDLSDAAVQTWLTSHEGPAAYFPENGVGWVTKAGSSAPDYELLFSYNTDASKFPAEQGAEQRSGVTVGSVLLQPQSTGTVRLASADPVDKPVIDPGFLSVESDLTDLVEAVRLTQRYLSTPSLRPWVEQMYPAESATDAEIAEHVRQDSGTTFHPVGTAKMGPDTDPMAVTDAALRVRGVQGLRVADASVMPQIIRGHTVAPAAFIGYRAADLIVMGEAE
- a CDS encoding phytoene desaturase family protein translates to MDTVDVVVVGAGPNGLAAAVTLARAGLSVRVYERADTIGGGARTSELTLPGYLHDVCSAVHPMALASEFFRRFGLASRIELRLPDVAYGHPLDGGRAGIAYQSIDETARGLGVDGPAWKKLFGPLVERWRELAEFTGGSLLRLPRNPLVAAQFGARVLEQGSPLWGLRFESDVAPALLSGVEAHAILPLPGIAPAAAGLMLGTHAHGVGWPVPVGGSQAIVDAMAADLLAHGGEIVTGTEITSLAELPPSKAVLLDVSPRALLRLGGDRVPARYARRLERFRYGNAVAKLDLALSDSVPWANPELRRAGTVHVGGTHAQIARAEATIAAGKHASRPYVLVSQPSTIDSSRAPEGKHVLWAYTHVPSGSNIDQTETLIAQIERFAPGFRDTILASTSRTAVGEEAMNPNYVGGDISAGAATFGQLLRRPTLSPHPWQTPMKGVYLCSSSTSPGPGVHGLAGWHAARRALAVEFGISKAPELGL